Part of the Antechinus flavipes isolate AdamAnt ecotype Samford, QLD, Australia chromosome 2, AdamAnt_v2, whole genome shotgun sequence genome is shown below.
aattaaattaagagaactgcaaccCAACTTAGATGTATTCAGTTCTCTTCAGGAAGGctccaattgtattatatttttaaaaagaagtaaatctCTGAATTCAGCTCAAGCCATTAGGCAACATTTCACCTATTGTGTTAACCTGTAGCTAAGAActtgtttgaaaaaaatttttttccacctTTAAATGCATAATGTCATGATCAggcaaatttatatttctatacaaGTTTCAAGAGTATCAAGCAAGACAATGTCATACAATTTTTGGCTACATAACCCTGTCCCGCCTccgcctccccccacccccaaagtttgtacaacaaattttaaaaagatttcatggcctttcattcatttcatcaATTAAGATACACAAAGCAGCATCTTTCTCTATAATCTGGTCTCTTCTGTGACTAGAATTCTCTTGCTGTTCATTCTGTCCAATACAATTTTTGCTGTCATCCATATCTACTGGCTCAGTTTTTAACCTCAATCCTCCTTCTGGATGGGGCAAATCATCAGGTAAAGAAGCCAGGCAATTCTGGATCATTTCAATAACTCGTTCCAAATGCTTCTGAAACCTTTCAGCTGTTTCAAGGCGCTGCCTTTTTTGTACTTCCATCATGACCCTGAGTGTTTCCCTTGCTTGGTGGGGTCGGTACTCATTTATAAGATGATGCACATGAACAAAAAGCAGCTTTAGATCTTCCAGCTTTTCCTCTCGTTTTATGCTTCCAGGACTCCTAATTAAGATATCTAGAAGGTCTAAAAAGTTAATAAGGATAGACATATTTagttttcttagttctttcttATGATCAAACTGCATAGGGTGAAGTCGTTCAATGCCCTGACTTTCCAAAGGGCGGATGATAAGGTCATCACATTGGAACTGGTTGCCGAACATCATATAACTGTCCTTTATTGGAGGTGGCGGCT
Proteins encoded:
- the MED7 gene encoding mediator of RNA polymerase II transcription subunit 7, with amino-acid sequence MGEPQQVSALPPPPMQYIKEYTDENIRKGLAPKPPPPIKDSYMMFGNQFQCDDLIIRPLESQGIERLHPMQFDHKKELRKLNMSILINFLDLLDILIRSPGSIKREEKLEDLKLLFVHVHHLINEYRPHQARETLRVMMEVQKRQRLETAERFQKHLERVIEMIQNCLASLPDDLPHPEGGLRLKTEPVDMDDSKNCIGQNEQQENSSHRRDQIIEKDAALCILIDEMNERP